atttttaattataaatatactctTATGCtataaatattaattcataattatattagtgttttataattaaatattatataattaataaatagttaaaatgcatattatatgatatattatgtattaataatttaatttaaaacttaaatgttaattaaatataatttctttaaggaaataattacataaaattgttTCAAGAATTGAGGATCAAATCAGAATCGTACCGAACCGAAAAATTGATAATCATATCAAATTGAAATCaaaacaaagaaaaatcaaaCCAGAACCATACCAAAAATTTCAATTCGATTCTGATTCTTAGATAAACCTCAAACTGAACCAAAATTGCATACCACCAACTTCAGTTGCACAACAATTATGTAGTTAAGGCAAGAAAAAGAAgatataaacaaaatgcatgggAACCACAAAATTCAAAGGAATGAGAGGCTTTTGACTCACATACATAAAATCATGTATATAAATGATCTAATACACTcaactaataaaaaattaaaaaattatactttAAACTCTGAATGCGAATTTATGAGAAATTTTTTACTAGATCAGGTTCATTATAGATCTAAAAACACAACTATGAAAGACTTATATTTAAGTAATAGGTAAATTTCATAATATATCCTAAATATATGATGAATAGGATTTAACATGCAAAACTTTTAAAGCTCTAAGTAATTAAACAATATATCCAAAGTCTCAACACATAATATTTCTTTGAAAGAGACCATTTCCCAAacacaaaatattaattaattatggaAATCAAAGAGTTCTGTGTCCGTAACTATTTGTGTCACACTAAGTTTGAGATTGCTTTGCTAGGCACAATCATAGAGTGTCAAAATGATTTAGAATTTTGCATGTTCTCTTATTTTGTAAATGAAATATCACATTTATCATAGTCTAGACTTGATAATATTATTCTCTCCCAAACTTTATTGGATTCAATATCTCACACAAACTATAACCATCGAAGAAAAATAAACAAGGTAATTCACTGCCTAACTTGACTTAATCTAATAGCTGAAAGCATATCACTCGTTTAGTAAAACTAGATTTAAGTCCTCACTCTCCCAATctctataaaaaaaatatatatatagagtAATTCACTCAACATCCTGTAATTCCCATAATCAGTCAAGTATGGCATGCTCCACATTGTCTGTTTCCTTCAATTGGTCAAGAATTGCATAATCTGGGTCTGGGACATAACATTAGACCACAAGACCACATGTCACCAACCAAATAATTGGTCCCAAATGATGCTGTTTgtctaatcttttttttttttctcgttttttcttcttcttcttgttgttAATAGCTAAACTTTGGGTCGCTGGCACTTTTTGTTCTTGCTTGGATTTTATGGGTACCATTTGTAGTCAGCTTTGGACAATAAGTCAGGTGACTTGCAAATGGACCAATACAGTTGGCCCACTACAAAACCAATTACCCAAACAGATTCCTAGGAACCTAACCTAACCAATGAATGCATGCCAAGCTTGATACAGATTTTGTAAGTTGCAGAACTTCGAAGAAGGCAAGGACCTTTTGTTGACGGATTGGGAAATTAACCACATGAAAAATATTGAATCTGATTTCTATTTATGAGTAGAAGCACCACAGCTGAGAGCTCCTGTATCATGCATGCTCGACGAACCTGGTTTGAGACATACCTAGGACAAAAATGCAACATTAAAAGTACCAAAATTTGATGTTGTGATTCTGCTACTCGTGAAATTTTAGATGGTTTTACCTAATACTTGCAAGCACAATATCACCTAGATGCAAACAAATGATTCTGAGAAGACAATCAAATCTCATACACAATGTTTCATCCGAATGCAAAGGGTTCACATATATGCAAAATATAGACTGTTCCATGATTTTATAACTTAATGCACATTAGCATTTTATGAAGATTGTCATCTGGTGTTTCAATTCAATGTAAAAAAGTTTCTGTTCCAAACTAGTTGGCATCAATCACATAGATCCCTAGCCCAACCCACCATCCTTTATATGGGCTGGCTGCTAGAGACTATTCTTCCTGCGTTTGCAGATGTCAAATCCAACGCAGGCAGGCTATAAACTCATTCACAAAGAAGAAAAGAACAAATATAAATCACGTACTCCACAGAATTATGACAGATTCTCCTTTTTCTGAAAACGTTATCCACTTAGAATTATTGGCTAAATTTGTAAGGATGACCATAGTTTGTTCTTGCAGCATCCAAGACAGTTCACAAAAGCAGAATATAAACATTTGCAGCTAATTCCACTGCTATTCAACCCCGCAATCCCTCACTGTTACTGCCAACTGTATATCAAAAAGACTGAAAAGAAACCAGTAAATATGAACCATTTATTCCACGGAGTCCTGAAATATAGGATGGAAAATCTTTAATGTTGATGAAATATCACCATGATATGCACGTTATCATTAAATCACCATTGGAACACAACACAACTATTAGTTTGAATAAGCTTTTGCATGTATTGTAGTTAAATTGATGGAAGCAGACAGCATTCATTTCTGAAGACATTCCTGAAAAAAATACTATGCCTATCAaggttaccagtggttagataatCAGCACCAGAGCTTTTTTATTGAATTGAAGGCAAAGATGCCTGTTATCCACTGTAAATCCTAGACTAGTGCGGTGAAGAACGATCATATTGGAAGGTGACATCATCCACTAGAGAAAAATAACCTTCATCCAACATATACATATTGCAGAATAACAAATGACGGAACAACAAGGCATTGTAATTCAATGATTCAGATGCAAAAATTCCTCAAATCACAAAGTTTTTTGAGACATAATATGTTAGGTGTACAAAGTGCATTGGCTCCCCCAGTGCTTACTGTTAAAAAAATGGAAGCAAAGGCTTCTTTCTTTGTTAGGAGTACAAGATCCTTGTATGGGTTTATACAAATTGATTATGGTAAGCATATGAAATCCAAAGCTAGACTTCAATTGGTTGCTAGTTAGGGAATAGAAGTTTGATAAACATGGATCTCTCGCAGGAGAAGAGACCTTGCCTTATTGACAGCATTAAAGCAGAGGCATATACGTTCCTCAAGATCTTTAAGCTGCTCAATAAATTTGAGATGTCTTTTTTGGAGTAGTTTCAATACCTCTGAAATGGCATGCTTGTCATTACCCCTTTCCAGTCCCAGCCGAATAAGATGCTTATCACTCTCAATAGAATCATAAAGACAAGCAACAACGCGGTCGATAGTATCAAGATCTTTGTTTAGTACATAAGTTCCCCTAGCTGCAGCATCAAGTTGCTTGGCATGTTCATGCTCTTTCTTAGTGAGCTTTCGAGGAAGGTTTATGACGGTGCAAAAGGGGCAGGCGACAATGGCAACAAGGGTATGAGTTGCTATCGCCACAGCAGCAAAAGTAACAGTTACAACGGAACCGATAATGCAAAGGACAGAAGCAGCGGTGGCTCGGCGAACTAGTCTGACTCTAGAGCGGGACTTTCGAAGTCGGTGATCTAGTTGTTGACTGAGTTGCGAAAAGCTGTGGCGTATATCCTGGAAGTTATGAGAATCCCGGCAAGGGAAAGGATTGCCAAAACGATCAAATTGGAGAAAAATCTCATAGGCGTAATTGCATTGTGATTGAGTAAGGTAGTCTGAATCTAGGGGAAGGACGTCAAGGAGCTTATGGAAAGGATCATACAGAGCACGGGCACGATATACACTTCGCTGGAGGAGAAGGCAGAGGTGGGTAGTGTTTTCACTATGCTCAAAGTAGTTGGAGAACAGGCGGGTAAGGGTGTTGGGCCTGGCATCGCGGAGAGCCTCCTCCACGCATTCACGGTTTGGTTGAAGAACCTGTGCCAACTGCATCTGGCGAGCCTCCTCATCGTCATTGTTAGAGCGAAACTCAATTTGTTCTTCGTCAAGTTCCTGAGGGCTAGAGACATGAATCCTGGACCATATCTCGTTGTAGGAATTAGATTGAACGGCGAGGGTGTATTCGTGAGTGACGTTAACAGTGGGGGAATGCAATGTGCTCGACAACGGCGTCCCATCCATCGAGGTTCCAGCTGGTGCCAAAAAACATTGACCCATTTCATTCAGGCATTTACACAATCACATTACAAACACAACAAAGAAAAACCGAAAAATCTCAACACCAagcaattttgccaaaaataAAAAAGGCCCAAAACTAACCTTGAGAAGGCGAAGGACCATTATAGTGGTGGAGATCGATGGTTGTGGTAGGTGAGTTTAGTTGCGATGCTGAAGCTGCCAATGGTGACTTGAGAGAAAGGCACTGCAGCATTTGACCGACTGATAAAATAAAGATTTCTCCACGCACTAAAACTAGCAGAGCGGTGTAATGGCGGCGGAGAGAAGCGTTGATACTTAGGCCCCGATTTAAGAAACATATATAGTTGCATATACTGAATTGTCCTTTAGAATTGCGAGGGATGTGATCATCTTGCGCTCGTAGTTTCTCCAGGCCAAGAGAGTGAGTTGACCGAGTTCTTTCTCGCCGTTCTTTTTACTTTTCAAACAATGCCCGTTTACCGGTATTTGAACCCAGAAGTCTTGGGCCTTGACTACAGAGAATTGGGCCGGATAATTTTATCaatatcaattcaattacataaaGTTAAAATGATAAGATTCAATTTGCCTGTACTTATTGGAATGTTCAATTTAacttatttttaacttttaattcaatttaactcatgagttttgatttattttcaaattagttcaattaataaaaatatataattatttaattattttttaaaatattaaaatattatttttatattgtataattaattaataaaaataaaaaatattatttttattatttaatattattaattagacagaaaatataaaaaagatatttttatattttcatataattaattaaaattaaaaattattactattctaattaataatattgaataataaaaatattatttttatttaattaattatacaatataaaaaataatattttaatattaaaaaattattaaatattaaataatttatttaaataaattatttgatatataaacaaattaattaattataaaatataaaaaaatattttaatattaacaaaagtcattttttaatattatttaaacaaaataattaaatattttaaaaatgatattaaaatattatttttatattgtataatttgtataattaaaatattaaataaattatttttatattatattttaatattaaaaaaatgatatttttttataattgggctaatttgagcataaattgtcacgacccaacctatgggccggatcggcactaaaatctgggccagcctaaagcctccgagacccgtaataagcctaactatccctcaacccatgaccaggcccacaatttagagcccaatatgcatataaaataatttaaattaaactattataattttatttcgggccaacttagcccagtaattagcagaaactaaaattaggggagcgcagctcaaccctgttacatcatttacaaactatttaaaactcataaaaaattttcatttgttaatacaaaaacttaaattcataccGTCCCTGAAAGGATTAATgttactactagtacatgcggagttctaaattataaatttagacaATAATAATACCGTTAAGTAATTTTCTccataacctgcgaggaaaggaacaggttattctgaaaaaggtctcctcctgtagcctggaaaaataggtgaacaggagtgagcgttcgactcaaagagtaaaatatcaattttaaccataatctctatagctatctaaagctaatgcgccATGTGAAGTGAAATGTAATATCGTCATAATttttatacaaatcacatcaaaaaggcaatttggagcactcacacacccgataatatcaagtaatacatatatgggaactgatcccttatacagccctcttaatccaacctctgccaatgAAGATCTCAaccgaactttcgcttaataaacaaacacagggtcccagcaaagatctcaagccgtgtctaccccgaaggaccgggtcccagcgaaaatcttaagccgtgtctacccgtcctatccatattcaacactataccacacgcacgctaacgtacgtacactgctccaaattaccacaaacaatatccatagcacttcaacatttatgaatgcaatgtaaaacgtgcctagtgtttaactacatagatacatacatataagtgatgcattgacatacttgaacatataataatatagaaattacaattaaaattaatattttactcacagtacaccgatgactattgtggctgctggattgaGAAAAATAGCTGATatcgatcacctaaataattatattataaatttattagtgctaagtcaaaataaaactctaaagagacaacagacagcctaatttatgtcgaaaatccggcagagtttcccctatatctgcgacctaccc
This Hevea brasiliensis isolate MT/VB/25A 57/8 unplaced genomic scaffold, ASM3005281v1 Scaf1, whole genome shotgun sequence DNA region includes the following protein-coding sequences:
- the LOC110648626 gene encoding UPF0496 protein At3g19330, translating into MLQCLSLKSPLAASASQLNSPTTTIDLHHYNGPSPSQAGTSMDGTPLSSTLHSPTVNVTHEYTLAVQSNSYNEIWSRIHVSSPQELDEEQIEFRSNNDDEEARQMQLAQVLQPNRECVEEALRDARPNTLTRLFSNYFEHSENTTHLCLLLQRSVYRARALYDPFHKLLDVLPLDSDYLTQSQCNYAYEIFLQFDRFGNPFPCRDSHNFQDIRHSFSQLSQQLDHRLRKSRSRVRLVRRATAASVLCIIGSVVTVTFAAVAIATHTLVAIVACPFCTVINLPRKLTKKEHEHAKQLDAAARGTYVLNKDLDTIDRVVACLYDSIESDKHLIRLGLERGNDKHAISEVLKLLQKRHLKFIEQLKDLEERICLCFNAVNKARSLLLREIHVYQTSIP